From the Alkalibacter rhizosphaerae genome, one window contains:
- a CDS encoding zinc dependent phospholipase C family protein, whose translation MSDAINHYLCAKDLLEEGPISFPVNERLLFLGSQGPDIFLYYNVLESQESKIPLGDRLHKEQINDFFYHGLLTCLHAPESYKPILRSYYIGMICHHALDVATHPFIFYRSGSYLEDRPETLPFKHNHKKYEIQLDMAYYHMRTGEKAHNFQVHRLFDVPAMAADILEYFYAETLKATFGISMEKGTVRKSLEKAKKLTRVLSDPTGLKRLAVGFGEILAGDPGKFSTAFYGIKPMDPTLVLNLDKSIWRHPCDDTQAFTDSYPELCQKAQEDIRQKIPLIDPMLLGQKEVDRTVLDNCFKDLGYETGLDWKTSPPIQYFDPIL comes from the coding sequence ATGTCAGATGCCATCAACCATTATCTTTGCGCCAAAGACTTGCTGGAGGAAGGGCCCATATCCTTTCCAGTGAATGAACGGCTGTTGTTTCTAGGCAGCCAGGGACCGGATATCTTTCTTTACTACAACGTACTGGAATCCCAGGAAAGCAAAATTCCCCTGGGTGATCGTCTCCACAAGGAACAGATCAACGACTTTTTTTATCACGGATTGCTCACTTGCCTCCATGCTCCGGAGTCTTACAAACCGATTTTGCGATCCTATTACATAGGTATGATCTGCCATCACGCACTGGACGTAGCCACCCACCCCTTTATCTTCTATCGAAGCGGGAGTTATCTGGAAGATCGTCCGGAAACACTGCCCTTCAAGCACAACCACAAGAAATACGAGATCCAGTTGGACATGGCCTACTACCATATGCGCACCGGAGAAAAAGCCCACAATTTTCAAGTCCATCGCCTCTTTGACGTTCCCGCCATGGCTGCAGATATCCTGGAGTATTTTTACGCGGAGACCCTGAAGGCAACATTCGGGATATCCATGGAAAAAGGGACGGTCCGAAAAAGTCTGGAGAAAGCAAAAAAATTGACCCGTGTGTTGTCGGATCCAACGGGATTGAAACGGCTGGCTGTCGGATTCGGGGAGATTTTGGCGGGAGATCCCGGCAAGTTCTCCACCGCCTTCTACGGGATCAAACCCATGGATCCCACCCTGGTATTGAATTTGGACAAGAGCATCTGGCGTCATCCTTGCGATGACACGCAAGCATTCACCGACTCTTATCCGGAACTTTGCCAGAAGGCCCAGGAAGACATCCGGCAAAAGATCCCTCTCATCGATCCCATGCTTCTGGGTCAGAAGGAAGTGGACCGGACGGTGCTGGATAACTGCTTTAAAGATCTGGGCTACGAAACCGGGTTGGATTGGAAGACCAGCCCGCCCATCCAATACTTCGATCCCATCCTTTGA
- a CDS encoding aconitate hydratase → MGYTITEKIIKEHLAIGEMVRGTEIGITIDQTLTQDSTGTMAYLQFEAMEVPRVKTKRSVAYIDHNMLQTGPENMDDHRYIQTVAKKHGIYYSKPGNGICHQVTVERFGVPGQTLLGSDSHTPTAGGLGMLAIGAGGLDVAVAMAGGPYYITMPEIVKVELAGKLQPGVASKDIILEVLKRCTVKGGVNRVFEYVGEGVSSLTVPERATVTNMGAELGATTSIFPSDDITKAFLTAQERGEDFVPLEADEDAVYDLEIIVDLNALNALAACPHSPDNVKTIVELEGTKVDQIAIGSCTNSSYLDLMKAANILEGKTVSENVSLVIAPGSKQVLNMLAENGALAKLIDAGARILECGCGPCIGMGQSPNTSGVSLRTFNRNFKGRSGTVDADVYIVSPETAAVSAITGVITNPVTTIDPALLDIAIPEVFKVNDNMIVEPAPEGTQVDIVKGPNIKPFPETVKLQDAIAKKVLIIVEDNITTDHIMPSNAKLLPYRSNIPYLSDYCLTPCDVDFPQRAKDNGGGIIIAGHNYGQGSSREHAALAPLYLGIKAVVAKSFARIHKNNLINNGILPLVFKNEADYDTLELLDELTMEQVLDGVTKKEMTLHNATKGTFFDVIVDITDRQIDIIKAGGLINFMKMDR, encoded by the coding sequence ATGGGTTATACGATCACAGAGAAAATAATCAAGGAGCATCTTGCAATAGGAGAAATGGTGCGGGGCACGGAGATCGGAATCACCATCGATCAGACATTGACCCAGGACTCTACCGGAACCATGGCGTATCTGCAATTTGAAGCCATGGAGGTACCAAGGGTGAAAACGAAGCGATCCGTGGCTTATATCGACCACAACATGCTTCAGACCGGTCCGGAAAACATGGATGACCACCGTTATATTCAAACGGTGGCAAAAAAACACGGGATCTATTATTCAAAGCCGGGAAACGGAATCTGCCACCAGGTGACCGTAGAGCGTTTCGGCGTCCCCGGACAAACCTTACTGGGCTCGGACAGCCATACGCCTACGGCAGGAGGATTGGGGATGCTGGCCATCGGTGCCGGAGGGTTGGATGTTGCCGTGGCCATGGCCGGAGGACCTTACTACATCACCATGCCAGAGATCGTGAAAGTGGAGCTTGCCGGCAAATTGCAGCCGGGTGTGGCATCCAAAGACATCATCTTGGAAGTATTGAAGCGGTGCACGGTAAAAGGCGGAGTGAATCGGGTTTTTGAATACGTTGGTGAAGGGGTATCCTCCCTGACGGTTCCGGAACGGGCCACCGTCACCAACATGGGCGCAGAACTTGGCGCCACCACATCCATTTTTCCATCGGACGACATCACAAAAGCGTTTTTAACGGCCCAGGAACGAGGGGAAGACTTTGTTCCCTTGGAAGCGGATGAGGATGCCGTATATGATTTGGAGATCATTGTGGACTTGAATGCACTGAATGCCCTGGCGGCGTGTCCTCACTCTCCGGACAATGTGAAAACCATTGTGGAATTGGAAGGAACCAAGGTGGATCAGATCGCCATTGGCAGCTGTACCAATTCTTCCTATCTGGATCTCATGAAAGCGGCCAATATTTTGGAAGGGAAAACCGTGTCGGAAAATGTTTCTCTGGTCATTGCACCCGGATCCAAACAGGTGTTGAACATGCTGGCGGAAAACGGAGCCCTGGCAAAGCTCATCGATGCCGGTGCCAGAATCCTGGAATGTGGCTGCGGACCATGCATCGGCATGGGACAATCCCCCAACACCAGCGGCGTATCCCTTCGAACCTTCAATCGAAACTTCAAGGGACGCAGCGGCACCGTGGATGCGGATGTGTACATTGTCAGTCCGGAAACGGCAGCCGTATCCGCCATTACGGGGGTCATTACGAATCCGGTGACTACCATCGATCCTGCTCTTTTGGACATTGCCATTCCGGAAGTCTTCAAGGTCAATGACAACATGATCGTGGAGCCGGCCCCGGAAGGAACCCAGGTCGACATCGTCAAGGGACCCAACATCAAACCTTTCCCGGAGACAGTGAAATTGCAGGATGCCATCGCCAAGAAGGTGCTGATCATCGTGGAGGACAACATCACCACGGACCACATCATGCCATCCAATGCAAAATTGCTTCCCTATCGATCCAACATCCCATACTTGTCGGATTACTGTCTGACGCCTTGTGATGTGGATTTTCCGCAGCGGGCAAAAGACAACGGGGGAGGTATCATCATCGCCGGACACAATTACGGGCAAGGATCCAGCAGGGAGCATGCCGCATTGGCGCCCTTGTATTTGGGGATCAAGGCAGTAGTTGCAAAATCCTTTGCCAGGATCCACAAGAACAATTTGATCAACAACGGCATTTTGCCTCTGGTATTCAAGAACGAAGCCGATTACGACACCCTGGAATTGCTGGATGAACTGACCATGGAACAGGTGCTGGACGGTGTGACCAAAAAAGAAATGACCTTGCACAACGCAACAAAAGGGACCTTCTTTGATGTGATCGTGGACATTACGGACCGACAGATCGACATCATCAAGGCAGGCGGCTTGATCAATTTCATGAAAATGGACAGATAG
- a CDS encoding 2-isopropylmalate synthase: MDSRKSPYAYQAVDVMEPNLYGEYFPYSQVPVLSFDGGTTPMDLPEDIWITDTTFRDGQQSMSAFTVEQITALFDYLHRIDNKTGLIRTSEFFLYSEKDRKAVRACMEKGVEFPRITSWIRANASDFELVKEMEISETGLLMSCSDYHIFKKLKMSRTACMEMYLDVVKRALDHGIRPRCHLEDITRADFYGFVLPLVQNIQALGKEAGVQINIRLCDTLGLGVPYQGAALPRSIPALIHGLKTLAGVPSGALEWHGHNDYHNVVTNATTAWLHGASAVNTTMFGIGERTGNCPLEAMLIEYSQLKQDKKIDLTFLYEMRVFFEREFGYVMDPKRPFVGDDFNMTKAGVHADGIMKCEAIYNSFDTKRILNRPVVIKVNQTSGLAGIAAWMNNWMGESETKKISKKDPLVFQVKTWVDEQYDKGRTTAISDEELLAVTNRFSGRIKAVD, from the coding sequence ATGGACAGCAGAAAATCCCCATATGCCTATCAGGCAGTAGATGTGATGGAACCAAATCTATACGGGGAATACTTTCCCTACAGTCAGGTGCCGGTCCTGTCCTTTGACGGCGGGACCACCCCCATGGACTTGCCGGAAGACATTTGGATCACTGATACCACATTTCGGGACGGGCAACAATCCATGTCCGCCTTTACCGTAGAACAGATCACCGCCTTGTTTGATTATCTTCACCGAATCGACAACAAAACGGGGCTGATCCGAACGTCCGAGTTTTTCCTGTACTCGGAAAAGGATAGAAAGGCCGTAAGGGCATGCATGGAAAAGGGGGTTGAATTTCCCCGGATCACTTCCTGGATCCGCGCCAACGCCAGCGATTTTGAGCTGGTCAAAGAAATGGAGATATCGGAAACGGGGCTGTTGATGTCCTGTTCCGATTATCATATCTTTAAAAAATTGAAAATGAGCCGCACTGCCTGCATGGAGATGTATCTGGATGTGGTGAAACGGGCACTGGATCATGGGATCCGTCCCAGATGCCACCTGGAGGACATAACCCGGGCCGATTTTTATGGATTTGTACTGCCTCTGGTCCAAAACATTCAAGCTTTGGGCAAAGAAGCAGGGGTCCAGATCAATATTCGCCTCTGCGACACACTGGGCTTGGGTGTTCCCTATCAGGGCGCGGCACTCCCCAGAAGCATCCCTGCTTTGATCCACGGTTTGAAAACGCTGGCGGGAGTTCCCTCCGGCGCATTGGAATGGCATGGACACAACGACTATCATAACGTGGTGACCAATGCAACGACGGCCTGGCTCCATGGAGCGTCTGCCGTCAATACCACCATGTTCGGCATTGGTGAAAGAACGGGGAACTGTCCCCTGGAGGCCATGCTCATCGAGTACAGCCAACTGAAACAGGACAAGAAGATCGATCTGACCTTTCTATATGAAATGCGGGTATTTTTTGAAAGAGAATTTGGCTACGTCATGGATCCGAAACGGCCTTTCGTCGGAGATGATTTCAACATGACAAAAGCCGGGGTCCATGCCGACGGGATCATGAAGTGCGAAGCAATCTACAACTCCTTCGATACCAAAAGGATCCTGAATCGTCCGGTGGTCATAAAAGTGAACCAGACATCCGGCCTGGCGGGGATCGCTGCGTGGATGAACAACTGGATGGGGGAAAGTGAAACAAAAAAAATCAGCAAAAAAGACCCTTTGGTTTTCCAGGTGAAAACATGGGTAGATGAACAATACGACAAGGGAAGAACCACCGCTATTTCCGACGAGGAACTACTGGCTGTGACCAACCGATTTTCCGGGCGGATCAAGGCGGTGGACTAA
- the trpS gene encoding tryptophan--tRNA ligase: MEETKKVLYSGIQPSGSFTIGNYFGAIKNWVDLQDAYDCYFCVVDLHALTVPQVAKDLRKNSFESFITLLAAGLDPEKVTLYFQSHVSAHAELAWLLNCYSYMGELSRMTQFKDKSQRQGENIRVGLYSYPVLMAADILLYQSDLVPVGEDQKQHLELTRDIANRFNNLYSPTFKVPEPYIGEKGARIMSLQEPNKKMSKSDENVNSFVTLQDDRDTIIRKFKRAITDSDSLVRFDRQEKPGISNLMEIYSCATGMDFDAIERDFEGKGYGDFKIGVGEAVADALMPIQNEFQRLKADKGYIKEIVEKSTQKTIRAANKTLSKVKRKVGLFEI, from the coding sequence TTGGAAGAAACAAAAAAAGTATTATACAGTGGAATTCAACCTTCCGGTTCGTTTACCATCGGCAACTACTTTGGAGCCATCAAGAATTGGGTGGATCTGCAGGATGCATACGACTGCTATTTTTGCGTCGTGGATCTCCATGCGTTGACCGTTCCCCAAGTAGCCAAAGATCTGCGAAAAAACAGCTTTGAGTCTTTTATCACCCTGCTGGCCGCCGGGTTGGATCCGGAAAAGGTGACCCTGTATTTTCAATCACATGTCAGTGCCCATGCCGAACTGGCCTGGTTGCTCAACTGCTATTCCTATATGGGAGAATTGAGCCGCATGACCCAATTCAAGGACAAATCTCAAAGGCAGGGGGAAAACATCCGAGTGGGGTTGTACAGCTATCCTGTATTGATGGCCGCAGACATTCTGTTGTACCAATCGGACCTGGTTCCTGTTGGAGAGGATCAAAAGCAACACCTGGAGTTGACCAGGGACATCGCCAACCGGTTCAACAACCTCTATTCGCCCACCTTCAAAGTGCCGGAACCCTATATTGGGGAAAAGGGTGCCAGGATCATGAGTTTGCAGGAGCCCAATAAAAAGATGTCCAAATCTGATGAAAATGTGAATTCTTTTGTGACCTTGCAGGACGACCGGGACACCATCATCCGCAAATTTAAAAGAGCGATCACCGATTCGGACAGCCTGGTCCGTTTTGACCGTCAGGAAAAGCCGGGCATCTCCAATCTTATGGAGATCTACTCCTGCGCCACGGGGATGGATTTTGATGCCATTGAACGTGATTTTGAAGGAAAAGGATATGGCGATTTCAAAATTGGAGTTGGAGAAGCCGTAGCAGATGCATTGATGCCGATCCAGAACGAGTTTCAGAGATTGAAGGCGGATAAGGGATACATCAAGGAAATTGTCGAGAAAAGTACACAAAAAACCATTCGGGCCGCCAATAAAACACTGTCCAAGGTAAAAAGAAAAGTAGGGCTGTTTGAAATTTAA
- the murI gene encoding glutamate racemase, translating into MNRERPVGVMDSGVGGLTVVKEMVKILPEEDVIYFGDSKRMPYGNRSEEEIVYLANEIIAFLENKGVKAILLACNTVSSQMDKLTHRVPLFGIIEAGCMAVLENSDSEEIGLIATVATVKSGVYEKTLERLDGNRKFVSNDSRKLPQIINDQLRHRYLLDKHIHECIDPILEQGSIRELVLGCSHFPIIEKEIEEIYPHLRLINPANKQVRMLEAYLLESSLNKTDKQGDLTVYTTARVQEFRETMDRLGMENYTLEKVALLEEDQQDLI; encoded by the coding sequence TTGAATCGGGAGCGACCGGTAGGTGTTATGGATTCAGGAGTCGGCGGACTCACAGTAGTAAAAGAAATGGTCAAGATCTTGCCGGAGGAAGACGTGATCTATTTTGGAGATTCCAAAAGGATGCCCTACGGAAACCGATCGGAAGAAGAGATCGTTTACCTGGCAAACGAGATCATCGCATTTTTGGAAAACAAGGGCGTAAAGGCCATATTGCTGGCCTGCAATACGGTGTCCTCCCAAATGGACAAACTGACCCATCGGGTACCCCTCTTTGGGATCATAGAAGCAGGCTGCATGGCCGTGTTGGAAAACAGCGACTCTGAAGAGATCGGGCTCATCGCCACTGTCGCCACGGTGAAAAGCGGGGTTTATGAAAAGACGCTGGAACGCTTGGATGGAAACCGAAAATTCGTGTCCAACGACTCCAGGAAGCTGCCCCAGATCATCAATGACCAGCTGCGCCACAGGTACTTGCTGGACAAACACATCCATGAGTGCATCGACCCCATACTGGAACAGGGCAGCATTCGGGAACTGGTATTGGGCTGCAGTCACTTTCCCATCATCGAAAAAGAAATAGAAGAGATCTACCCTCATCTGCGGCTGATCAATCCGGCCAACAAGCAAGTCCGGATGCTGGAGGCCTACTTGTTGGAATCCTCCCTGAACAAAACGGACAAGCAAGGAGACTTGACGGTTTATACAACGGCCAGGGTCCAAGAGTTTAGAGAAACCATGGACCGGCTCGGGATGGAAAATTATACTCTGGAGAAAGTGGCCTTGCTGGAGGAAGATCAACAGGATCTCATATAA
- the rpsI gene encoding 30S ribosomal protein S9, with protein MAVTQFWGTGRRKTSVARVRILPGSGKFVVNKKDLDDYFGMETLKVIAKQPLTLTDTLDKFDVIVNVHGGGFTGQAGAIRHGISRALLKADENLRGDLKKAGFLTRDARMTERKKYGLKKARKASQFSKR; from the coding sequence ATGGCAGTTACACAATTTTGGGGTACAGGAAGAAGAAAGACATCCGTTGCACGAGTTCGCATCCTACCGGGATCCGGCAAGTTTGTCGTAAATAAGAAGGACTTGGACGATTACTTTGGAATGGAAACACTGAAAGTCATCGCAAAGCAGCCGTTGACACTGACGGACACCCTGGATAAATTCGACGTTATCGTCAACGTACATGGTGGAGGATTCACCGGACAAGCAGGTGCCATTCGTCACGGCATTTCAAGAGCATTGCTGAAAGCCGACGAGAACTTAAGAGGAGACCTGAAAAAAGCTGGATTCCTTACACGAGATGCTCGAATGACAGAAAGAAAGAAATACGGTCTGAAAAAAGCAAGAAAAGCGTCTCAATTCTCCAAACGATAA
- the rplM gene encoding 50S ribosomal protein L13: protein MNARSTVMAKSGQVERKWFVVDADGKTLGRLASEVATILRGKNKPIYTPHVDTGDYVIVINAEKIHLTGKKLDQKMYRRHSGYIGGMKETSYRKMIAEKPEFVIEKAVKGMLPHNILGRQMFKKLKVYKGSEHPHTAQKPEALELNV, encoded by the coding sequence ATGAACGCAAGATCGACAGTGATGGCGAAAAGCGGCCAAGTAGAAAGAAAATGGTTTGTCGTTGACGCTGATGGCAAGACATTGGGAAGACTGGCCAGCGAAGTGGCAACAATTCTTCGCGGCAAAAATAAACCAATTTATACACCCCACGTGGACACGGGAGATTACGTCATTGTAATCAACGCTGAGAAGATCCACCTGACAGGAAAGAAACTGGATCAAAAAATGTACCGACGACACAGTGGTTACATCGGTGGCATGAAAGAAACGTCTTATCGAAAAATGATTGCGGAAAAACCGGAGTTCGTTATCGAGAAAGCCGTGAAGGGAATGCTCCCCCACAATATTCTTGGAAGACAGATGTTCAAAAAGTTGAAGGTTTATAAAGGCAGTGAGCATCCGCATACTGCACAAAAGCCGGAAGCTTTGGAACTGAACGTATAA
- the truA gene encoding tRNA pseudouridine(38-40) synthase TruA: MENVQIIVEYDGTAYCGWQVQHNGLAIQQVLMDVWEKMTGEKIKLAGSGRTDAGVHAYGQSANFLTGSTIPVEKIPYAWNGNLPPDIRVLEAKIRGSDFHSRFSAKGKVYEYRVLNRAQGSGLRYNRVWHVRQPLDFDRMDRAKEHFIGTHDFTAFSSAKSEATTKVRTVHELVLSKEEEEYVFVIAGNGFLYNMVRIMVGTLVEIGQGKREPESILDLFEGKERRASGITAPPQGLYLKKVIY, translated from the coding sequence ATGGAAAACGTCCAAATCATCGTCGAATATGATGGAACCGCCTATTGTGGCTGGCAAGTGCAGCATAACGGGTTGGCGATACAGCAGGTCCTCATGGATGTCTGGGAAAAAATGACAGGTGAGAAGATCAAGCTTGCCGGCTCTGGTCGAACAGATGCCGGTGTCCACGCCTATGGACAATCTGCAAATTTTTTAACCGGATCCACCATCCCGGTGGAAAAGATCCCCTATGCCTGGAATGGGAACCTGCCTCCTGACATTCGTGTTCTGGAAGCGAAGATCCGGGGATCGGACTTCCACAGTCGATTTTCTGCGAAAGGTAAAGTCTACGAGTATCGGGTGTTGAACAGGGCCCAGGGAAGCGGACTTCGATACAATCGGGTTTGGCATGTACGACAGCCTTTGGATTTTGATCGAATGGACCGGGCAAAAGAACATTTTATCGGCACCCACGATTTTACGGCATTCTCCTCGGCGAAAAGCGAAGCGACCACCAAGGTGCGTACCGTTCACGAACTTGTCCTGAGTAAGGAAGAAGAGGAATACGTATTTGTGATCGCCGGCAATGGATTTTTGTACAACATGGTCCGCATCATGGTTGGGACCCTGGTGGAGATCGGACAGGGGAAAAGAGAGCCGGAGTCCATCCTAGACCTGTTCGAAGGAAAAGAACGAAGGGCGTCGGGGATCACGGCACCGCCCCAAGGCTTGTATTTAAAAAAAGTGATATATTGA
- a CDS encoding energy-coupling factor transporter transmembrane component T family protein translates to MLKDVTIGQYYPTNSIIHRLDPRTKIHFTLLYIVALFVVDNLYGYGVALGMLLAITLVSKIPVGYVLRGVKGLVFIIMITVAINLFMTPGTVKWQFWIFKITEEGFRVATFMALRLIFLVTGTSLMTLTTSPIALTDGIEYSLRGVPFVRKYAHELAMMMTIALRFIPTLMEETDRIMKAQKARGADLDSGNLLQRAKNLIPILVPLFVSAFRRADELAIAMEARCYRGGENRTRMHELKFHGRDMYAYVATFVMVFAVFMTRFI, encoded by the coding sequence ATGCTTAAAGATGTTACTATCGGCCAGTATTATCCCACCAATTCGATAATACACCGGTTGGACCCCAGAACGAAAATACACTTCACCCTGCTCTACATCGTTGCACTTTTTGTAGTGGACAACTTGTATGGGTATGGGGTGGCCCTTGGAATGCTTCTGGCAATCACCCTGGTATCAAAAATACCTGTGGGGTATGTGCTTCGAGGTGTAAAAGGATTGGTTTTCATCATCATGATCACCGTGGCCATCAATCTGTTCATGACACCGGGAACGGTAAAATGGCAATTCTGGATCTTCAAGATCACGGAAGAGGGCTTTCGAGTCGCCACTTTCATGGCCCTGCGGCTGATCTTCCTGGTGACAGGGACCTCCCTGATGACCCTGACCACTTCGCCCATCGCATTGACGGATGGGATCGAGTACTCCCTTCGGGGTGTTCCTTTTGTTCGTAAGTACGCCCACGAGCTGGCCATGATGATGACTATCGCCCTTCGTTTTATTCCTACATTGATGGAGGAAACGGACCGGATCATGAAAGCCCAGAAAGCCAGGGGAGCAGACCTGGACAGTGGCAATTTGCTGCAACGGGCAAAGAATCTGATTCCAATTCTTGTCCCGTTGTTTGTCAGTGCCTTTCGTCGGGCCGATGAATTGGCCATTGCCATGGAGGCTAGATGTTACCGGGGCGGAGAAAACCGGACCCGGATGCATGAGTTGAAGTTTCATGGAAGGGACATGTATGCCTACGTTGCCACCTTTGTCATGGTATTTGCCGTATTCATGACCCGATTCATATAG
- a CDS encoding energy-coupling factor transporter ATPase → MSIDIKNLSHIYSEGTPFESIALDQVTATIEKGTFIGLIGHTGSGKSTLIQHLNVLLKPTGGTVFLDELDINAKNVNPKTIRQKVGLVFQYPEHQLFEETVAKDVAFGPTNLGLKKDEIEKRVQQAIELVGLDYDTVKDKSPFELSGGQMRRVAIAGVLAMEPEVLVLDEPTAGLDPKGRDDILRVIRSLHETNKITVVLVSHSMEDIAKFVDKIMVMSKGKLALYDTPENVFSQAEMLENIGLAVPQVTYLMRELKKTDPLVNQNAYTLEQAQEEIVKMIRRKQDA, encoded by the coding sequence ATGTCAATAGATATCAAGAACTTATCTCACATATACTCGGAAGGTACCCCATTTGAATCCATCGCATTGGATCAGGTCACGGCCACCATCGAAAAAGGAACCTTTATCGGATTGATCGGTCATACCGGAAGCGGGAAATCTACATTGATCCAGCACTTGAATGTCCTGTTGAAGCCTACCGGCGGAACCGTTTTTCTGGACGAGTTGGACATCAACGCCAAGAACGTCAATCCAAAAACCATTCGCCAAAAGGTGGGCCTGGTATTTCAATATCCGGAACACCAGCTGTTTGAAGAGACCGTCGCAAAGGACGTGGCCTTCGGACCGACGAACCTTGGGTTGAAGAAGGATGAAATCGAAAAAAGGGTACAGCAAGCCATTGAGTTGGTAGGGCTGGATTATGATACAGTAAAAGACAAGTCGCCATTCGAGCTCAGCGGCGGACAAATGCGACGGGTCGCCATTGCAGGGGTATTGGCCATGGAACCGGAAGTACTGGTCCTGGACGAACCCACAGCCGGCTTGGATCCAAAAGGTCGGGATGACATACTTCGCGTCATTCGTTCCTTGCACGAAACCAACAAGATCACGGTGGTGCTGGTCTCCCACAGCATGGAAGACATCGCCAAGTTCGTGGACAAGATCATGGTCATGTCCAAAGGGAAACTTGCACTGTACGATACACCGGAAAATGTCTTTTCCCAGGCGGAAATGCTGGAGAACATCGGCCTTGCCGTTCCCCAGGTGACCTACCTGATGAGGGAATTGAAAAAGACGGATCCTTTGGTAAACCAGAATGCATATACGCTGGAGCAGGCGCAGGAAGAGATCGTGAAAATGATTAGGAGAAAACAAGATGCTTAA
- a CDS encoding energy-coupling factor transporter ATPase has product MNTMIEFKNVGYIYEKHEGEDTLAVDDVSFSVQEGEFIGIIGHNGSGKSTLSKMINAILFPTSGDVIVSGINTKDHDRIWEVRQNAGMVFQNPDNQLVATLVEEEVAFGPENLGVDPKEIRRRVDEALDNVEMGDYKNKKPHQLSGGQKQRIAIAGILAMKPKCIVLDEPTAMLDPSGRKEVMDTIKRLNKEENITILHITHYMDEVVDADRILVMDNGKIAMEGTPREILNQVEKLKSLRLDVPQITELAYNLKKENLLASSDVLTVHEMVDALCQ; this is encoded by the coding sequence ATGAATACAATGATCGAATTTAAAAACGTCGGTTATATATATGAAAAACATGAAGGGGAAGACACGCTGGCAGTAGATGATGTGAGCTTTTCCGTTCAAGAAGGGGAGTTTATTGGGATCATTGGACACAACGGTTCCGGAAAATCCACCCTTTCAAAAATGATCAATGCCATATTGTTTCCCACGTCCGGAGATGTGATCGTGTCGGGGATCAATACAAAAGATCATGACCGAATTTGGGAAGTCCGGCAAAATGCCGGCATGGTATTCCAAAATCCGGACAATCAGCTGGTTGCCACCCTGGTGGAAGAAGAAGTGGCTTTCGGTCCGGAAAATCTTGGTGTGGATCCTAAAGAAATACGAAGACGAGTGGATGAAGCCCTGGACAACGTGGAAATGGGAGACTACAAAAACAAGAAGCCCCATCAATTGTCGGGCGGTCAAAAACAGCGGATCGCCATTGCAGGTATTTTGGCCATGAAGCCGAAATGCATCGTTCTGGATGAACCTACCGCCATGTTGGATCCGTCTGGCCGCAAGGAAGTCATGGATACCATCAAGCGCTTGAACAAAGAGGAAAACATCACCATCCTGCACATCACCCATTATATGGATGAAGTGGTGGATGCAGACCGTATTTTAGTAATGGACAATGGCAAAATAGCCATGGAAGGAACCCCAAGGGAAATTTTGAATCAAGTGGAAAAATTGAAGAGTTTGCGATTGGATGTCCCTCAGATCACGGAATTGGCCTACAATTTGAAGAAGGAAAACCTGCTGGCCAGCAGCGATGTTCTGACGGTGCATGAAATGGTGGATGCCCTATGTCAATAG
- the rplQ gene encoding 50S ribosomal protein L17: MAGYRKLGRPTDQRRAMLRNLVTALLDNGKLETTITRAKETGRIAEKMITLGKRGDLHARRQALAYINSEAVVAKLFDEIAPKYKERNGGYTRIYKLGQRRGDAAEAALIELV, translated from the coding sequence ATGGCTGGTTATCGAAAACTGGGACGTCCCACAGATCAGAGAAGAGCAATGCTACGAAATCTGGTTACGGCCTTATTGGATAATGGGAAACTGGAAACCACAATCACCAGAGCGAAAGAAACAGGCAGAATTGCCGAGAAGATGATTACGTTGGGTAAACGAGGTGATCTTCACGCAAGAAGACAAGCCTTGGCCTACATCAACAGCGAAGCGGTAGTGGCAAAGCTTTTTGACGAAATCGCACCGAAGTACAAAGAGCGAAACGGTGGCTACACAAGAATTTACAAACTTGGGCAACGAAGAGGCGACGCTGCAGAAGCGGCTTTGATCGAGCTGGTATAA